One window of Pleurodeles waltl isolate 20211129_DDA chromosome 3_1, aPleWal1.hap1.20221129, whole genome shotgun sequence genomic DNA carries:
- the AHDC1 gene encoding transcription factor Gibbin isoform X3 has product MCGVHPPPGLENGSSLGEWYPYSPESRIHNSSTNIDHSSERNLKINLHYKRKRPREMKHGAQNTIGQGTPPGLTESQLSNCATKLHVDKAIRRRVKPRSLMQADSALCSQMEYKEPRCFQVGSESPPLCPEKALACSAGSFPEGPCPLRQGNPADSLLHADPADACQVSHVQSTGKEEKMLLKRHYCIGEPSILGALPDNGAMFGRMPPTLCKVKLAPGKGNVANLVRLLKSKCGSDRINLYPVVQLIDIMKDLNRLSDHLKNSGVRLDCNYLPLKDNAPLGKKEEGTMENHTDQGLQYSFYSSLALANRIRRPEEKISAHNSTKSDTFDPVTEAPNVAENEDLENSEKGDWQDPNTELCDEKYKGNLDLDPMDSLESAGSYVLRELAALAWLEPQTLDNEPQSLNQQMLDSQSPGSQSSSPRSLSPDLVQSQNQDSDPSFAEVQSEDHEMLNLASEDTHRLRPLVLNPQVVDKQLPDFQMLEPQQVASHSAEFQHLAQDSTESSDSRLSQSLQHHTLPMSHVPDANLQEPQFPSFPLKEPSSPKLQISFSTSVGSKVVQPHLSESQLAVLQDVKSMSSMPPDSHMPDSDLPDYQRQDSPFLDTQKSDFMYPDSQGLTSQSPDYEKPGSPLPDTPNIGTLVPNVQMVDSQPPGSRRPESPSPASLGSCSPSQNCQLLDLPSPGSQRIDSRSLYSQGLECPSPESQELSSPLPESHGVSSPSPDSLGVGSPSPVSQRLGSPSPGSDNLALPSPGSQRQALLSPGFHKQGLPSPCSQGISSPAPGLERLGSPLPGSERLGTPSPCSQRLDPPSPCSQMAGSPDSQMAGSPDTQMAGSPDTQMAGSPDTQMAESPDTQMAESPDTQMAESPDTQLAESPDTEMAVSPDSQMIGSPESHMVGSPDPQMAESLEPQLQSPDLQMPASPSPESPIVESSPDSNMLGSPSPESQMLGSPSPESQMLGSPSQESQMLEPPSPDPQMLGSPSQDSQMLGSPSMDPQMLGSPSMDPQMLGSPSMDPQMLESLSPDPQMMSASLDHQMLGSPYPQMLGPPSMDPQMLEPPSTDPQMLELDSQMLGPPSPDPRLLELDSQMINPQSPDLHMLNLDPQILASQSLDPHVADSQLNSSRFSIGGILSSDIFPVRIKPRLGRPPKNSQKYVARKTDKPKICRRRKPGRSKRMGVGLENVDLHALEQADVLTSQGRMPAFMEMQASQCVIEIPKEEAEDQPKKSKCRGVRKMVVRMAKIPVSLGRRNKTTYKVSSLNSNLNVDGKDVNAQSNVEPTPLLKMKNNGRNVVVVFPPGELPIILKRRRGRPPKNLVVAPGKPKEVTPTLPLPPPEIKKRRKRKQKLASPQPSYAADTNDSKAEYSDALAKLAFLNRQSQCASKSSPPRCWTPTIPESVHQAPDTHSISQFLHKVQGFRRRGGRVAGFGGRGGGHALEPRRCSFSDFFEGIGKKKAKVQTDPLHPRKRRRAEQEPVGKPKRKRRSRKNGALFPEEDVDQNFEDGLLEWAGDIAGQWPSHQTNPQNQTIRNCSYQGNESRAFSSSLLDCGSPNRTGYYAGGSHSSQTESSQDRHSLFTGYFRSLLDSDDSSDLVDAALSSQRAEARKSSTYTAPSATPSPRSLPAFPSRGTKASPASTEVPFPVALQSRQPFTHSRTVSYGGNMSQITSECRNPEVFQKLVPPSSVSRSPTTHHTPNSFAQYSGYGTGQTLSAASIFQQNKQYVTQECSSSKDCSFPFSGGNSLPSSPGSAHSGVYGQQTTVPPLPMNKANYFNNSEPTQFSNATHTPLRCDSRSSAVSPAGYMAQKNTTAAFPPATENCRQLPNSNHWSLRQNYSNMEWNSDGFGQLYNPAFDCHITEPNVILDISNYTPQKAKQTTTSENFSESSSDSTQFNQPGGGYRRANSEASSSEGQSSLSSLEKLMMDWNEASSGPGYNWNQSVLFQNSSKPGRGRRKKVDMFDPAHLNFPPNVSPAAGFPSKRSMGPRQPRGARGACSANKKERGAKSKFVPKPQPIHPLFHESTELGLDYYSGDSSMSPLPSQSRAFGVSERDPCDFVGPYSMNPSTPSDGTFGQGFHCDSPSIGHADLESKHFQSLPHHQLAVSSQQAQAAFDQALQKAFSPNCSPTMAFKDDLRPNDVRKLPACDPLKHGLQGPPMSHLTACRDLSMPQPRYDSPSCKNANFWYSQNSTARSPPYDAKAGAGMLIDFMRNDISSCLNPHMPSPTAPKSDKESLELARVHHRGGYPCPLMNDLNMSPVSRDSMLQLQENYRYPSFPPPGHPVLSAPNLKNSFLGPVLDPHPEDTFTVTSL; this is encoded by the exons AGAAATGAAGCATGGGGCGCAAAACACAATAGGACAAG GCACCCCTCCTGGACTTACAGAATCCCAGCTCAGCAACTGTGCAACCAAACTTCATGTAGACAAGGCCATCAGACGCCGTGTAAAGCCTCGGAGCCTTATGCAAGCAGATAGTGCACTGTGCAGCCAGATGGAGTATAAGGAACCTAGATGCTTTCAGGTGGGATCAGAAAGCCCACCTTTGTGTCCAGAGAAGGCCTTGGCTTGCAGTGCTGGGAGCTTTCCAGAAGGTCCGTGTCCTCTCAGACAGGGAAATCCGGCAGATTCTTTGTTGCATGCAGATCCTGCTGATGCCTGTCAAGTGTCACATGTCCAAAGCACAGGCAAGGaggaaaaaatgcttttgaagAGACACTACTGCATAGGTGAGCCCTCGATCTTGGGAGCACTGCCAGATAATGGGGCCATGTTTGGCAGGATGCCTCCAACATTATGCAAGGTTAAGCTGGCTCCTGGAAAAGGTAATGTTGCTAACCTTGTTCGGCTACTGAAGAGCAAGTGTGGCAGTGACAGGATCAACCTCTACCCTGTGGTTCAGCTCATAGACATCATGAAGGACTTGAACCGACTCTCTGATCACTTGAAGAACAGCGGTGTCCGATTAGATTGCAACTACCTGCCTCTAAAAGACAATGCACCATTGGGCAAGAAAGAGGAGGGCACTATGGAAAACCACACAGATCAAGGGTTGCAGTATAGTTTCTACTCATCACTAGCACTTGCCAACAGAATCCGAAGGCCTGAGGAGAAGATTAGTGCACACAATAGCACCAAATCTGATACTTTTGATCCAGTGACAGAAGCGCCGAATGTTGCTGAAAATGAGGATCTGGAAAACTCTGAGAAGGGTGACTGGCAAGATCCTAATACAGAATTGTGTGATGAAAAGTATAAAGGAAACCTAGACCTTGATCCAATGGACTCCCTGGAATCTGCAGGGTCATATGTGCTGAGAGAgttagcagccttggcatggctagAGCCGCAAACCCTAGATAATGAGCCTCAGTCTCTAAATCAGCAGATGCTGGATTCCCAGTCACCAGGTTCACAGTCATCAAGTCCCCGGTCACTAAGCCCTGATCTAGTGCAATCCCAGAATCAGGACTCTGATCCCTCATTTGCAGAAGTACAGTCCGAGGACCATGAGATGCTAAATCTAGCATCAGAAGATACGCATAGGTTACGACCCTTGGTACTAAATCCTCAGGTGGTAGATAAACAGCTCCCAGATTTCCAGATGCTGGAGCCCCAGCAGGTAGCATCTCATTCAGCAGAATTCCAACATCTGGCACAGGACTCCACAGAATCCTCAGATTCACGTCTCTCCCAGTCCCTGCAGCACCATACATTGCCCATGTCCCATGTGCCAGATGCCAATCTTCAAGAGCCACAGTTTCCAAGTTTCCCACTGAAAGAGCCCTCATCACCAAAACTCCAGATTTCATTTTCCACTTCTGTAGGGTCTAAGGTTGTACAGCCCCATTTATCGGAATCCCAGTTAGCCGTGTTACAGGATGTAAAGAGCATGAGCTCAATGCCACCAGATTCACACATGCCAGACTCTGATTTGCCAGATTACCAAAGGCAGGACTCACCATTTCTAGATACCCAAAAGTCAGACTTTATGTACCCAGATTCCCAGGGGCTAACTTCGCAGTCACCAGATTATGAGAAGCCAGGCTCTCCGTTACCAGACACACCAAACATAGGCACACTTGTGCCTAATGTCCAAATGGTAGACTCTCAACCTCCAGGCTCCCGAAGGCCAGAGTCTCCGTCTCCAGCTTCGCTTGGTTCATGCTCACCATCACAAAACTGTCAGTTGCTAGACTTGCCATCGCCAGGCTCCCAAAGGATAGACTCTCGGTCTCTATATTCTCAAGGGCTAGAATGTCCTTCACCAGAATCTCAGGAGCTAAGCTCACCCTTGCCTGAGTCCCACGGGGTTAGCTCACCGTCTCCAGATTCCCTGGGGGTTGGATCACCATCACCAGTTTCCCAGAGGCTAGGCTCACCATCGCCAGGTTCCGATAACCTAGCCTTACCATCACCAGGTTCCCAGAGGCAAGCCTTGCTATCGCCGGGTTTTCACAAGCAAGGCTTGCCATCACCATGTTCCCAGGGAATAAGCTCACCAGCACCAGGTTTGGAGAGACTAGGCTCACCATTGCCAGGTTCTGAAAGACTAGGCACACCATCACCATGTTCCCAGAGGCTAGACCCACCATCACCCTGCTCACAGATGGCAGGATCACCGGATTCCCAAATGGCAGGATCCCCAGACACCCAGATGGCAGGATCCCCAGACACCCAGATGGCAGGATCCCCAGACACCCAGATGGCAGAGTCCCCAGATACCCAGATGGCAGAGTCCCCAGATACCCAGATGGCAGAGTCCCCAGATACCCAGTTGGCAGAGTCCCCAGATACTGAGATGGCAGTATCCCCAGATTCCCAGATGATAGGGTCACCAGAGTCCCATATGGTAGGGTCTCCAGATCCCCAAATGGCAGAGTCACTAGAACCTCAATTGCAGTCACCAGATCTCCAGATGCCTGcatccccctccccagaatccccAATTGTGGAATCCTCTCCAGATTCCAATATGTTGGGCTCCCCATCCCCAGAATCACAAATGTTAGGATCCCCATCCCCAGAATCCCAAATGTTAGGCTCTCCATCCCAAGAATCCCAGATGCTAGAGCCCCCGTCACCAGATCCCCAGATGCTGGGGTCCCCATCACAAGATTCTCAGATGCTGGGTTCCCCATCAATGGATCCACAGATGCTGGGATCCCCATCAATGGATCCACAGATGCTGGGATCCCCATCAATGGATCCACAGATGTTAGAATCTCTCTCACCAGATCCTCAAATGATGTCTGCTTCGTTGGACCACCAGATGCTAGGTTCTCCTTATCCACAGATGTTAGGACCCCCCTCTATGGACCCCCAAATGTTAGAGCCCCCTTCAACAGACCCTCAAATGCTTGAACTAGATTCTCAGATGCTTGGTCCCCCATCACCAGATCCACGATTACTTGAACTGGATTCCCAAATGATAAACCCTCAGTCCCCAGATCTGCATATGCTCAATTTGGATCCCCAGATATTAGCCTCACAGTCACTAGATCCTCATGTAGCAGACTCTCAATTAAATTCCAGTAGGTTTTCCATTGGAGGTATTCTATCTTCAGATATTTTCCCTGTTCGAATAAAGCCCAGATTAGGACGGCCTCCTAAGAATAGTCAAAAGTATGTTGCAAGGAAGACTGATAAACCAAAGATTTGCCGTCGGAGAAAGCCAGGAAGGTCAAAGAGAATGGGGGTAGGGTTGGAGAATGTGGATCTTCATGCCTTAGAACAGGCGGATGTACTAACATCCCAAGGCAGGATGCCAGCCTTCATGGAAATGCAAGCATCTCAGTGTGTTATTGAGATTCCAAAGGAAGAGGCTGAAGATCAGCCAAAGAAGTCCAAGTGCCGAGGCGTTAGAAAAATGGTGGTGCGAATGGCTAAGATCCCTGTTTCCTTGGGtagaagaaataaaacaacgtACAAAGTCTCATCCCTGAACAGCAATCTAAATGTGGATGGTAAAGACGTAAATGCCCAATCCAATGTGGAACCAACACCACTCCTGAAGATGAAAAATAATGGGCGAAATGTAGTGGTCGTGTTCCCACCTGGAGAATTGCCCATTATTTTGAAACGCAGACGAGGCCGCCCTCCCAAAAACTTGGTTGTTGCTCCAGGAAAACCGAAGGAGGTGACACCCACTCTTCCACTACCACCGCCAGAAATAAAGAAGCGGAGGAAGCGGAAGCAGAAACTTGCCTCTCCCCAGCCCTCCTATGCAGCAGACACCAATGACAGCAAAGCTGAATACTCTGATGCCTTGGCTAAGTTGGCGTTCCTCAATCGGCAAAGCCAGTGTGCTAGCAAGAGCTCACCACCCCGGTGCTGGACACCCACCATACCAgagtctgtgcaccaagcccctgATACTCATAGCATCTCTCAGTTCTTACACAAAGTACAGGGATTCCGTCGAAGAGGTGGAAGAGTAGCAGGATTCGGAGGACGTGGTGGGGGGCACGCTTTAGAGCCCAGGAGATGTTCTTTTAGTGACTTCTTTGAAGGAATTGGAAAGAAGAAGGCTAAAGTTCAGACTGATCCTTTGCATCCGCGAAAGCGCAGGAGAGCTGagcaagaaccagtgggaaaacccAAACGCAAGAGGCGGTCTCGAAAGAACGGTGCTCTTTTCCCAGAGGAGGATGTTGACCAGAACTTTGAGGATGGTCTCCTAGAATGGGCAGGGGACATTGCAGGGCAGTGGCCTTCTCATCAAACGAACCCACAGAACCAGACAATTAGAAACTGCAGCTACCAAGGCAATGAATCTAGAGCCTTTTCTTCTTCATTGCTCGACTGTGGCTCTCCGAATAGGACTGGTTATTACGCAGGAGGAAGCCATTCATCCCAAACTGAAAGTAGCCAAGATAGGCACAGTCTCTTCACTGGCTATTTCCGGTCTTTGCTAGATTCCGATGACTCATCCGATCTGGTCGATGCAGCTCTTTCATCACAGCGGGCAGAGGCTCGAAAATCAAGCACATACACTGCCCCAAGTGCCACCCCCAGCCCAAGGAGCTTACCAGCGTTCCCCAGTAGAGGTACAAAGGCCAGCCCTGCCAGCACTGAAGTCCCCTTTCCGGTTGCTTTGCAGAGTCGACAGCCTTTTACCCACAGCAGGACAGTAAGCTATGGGGGCAACATGTCCCAAATTACATCGGAGTGCCGTAATCCTGAGGTTTTTCAGAAACTAGTACCTCCATCTTCAGTTTCAAGGTCACCAACAACTCACCATACTCCTAACAGTTTTGCACAATACAGTGGTTATGGGACAGGGCAGACTCTGTCTGCTGCAAGTATATTTCAGCAGAATAAACAGTATGTCACTCAAGAGTGTTCCAGTAGCAAGGATTGCAGTTTTCCGTTCAGCGGTGGCAACAGTTTGCCCTCTTCGCCAGGCAGTGCTCACAGTGGTGTTTATGGACAGCAGACAACAGTCCCCCCTTTGCCCATGAACAAGGCCAACTATTTCAACAATTCAGAACCAACCCAGTTCTcaaatgcaacacacacaccactgagaTGTGACAGCCGCTCCAGTGCAGTCTCGCCTGCTGGCTACATGGCCCAGAAGAACACCACTGCGGCTTTCCCACCTGCTACTGAAAACTGCCGTCAGCTGCCCAACTCAAATCACTGGAGTCTAAGGCAAAATTATAGCAACATGGAATGGAACTCTGATGGTTTTGGCCAACTATATAACCCAGCATTTGATTGCCACATCACAGAGCCAAATGTCATCCTGGATATCTCCAACTACACCCCTCAAAAGGCCAAGCAGACTACCACTTCTGAGAACTTCTCAGAGTCCTCTTCAGATAGCACTCAGTTCAATCAGCCTGGAGGAGGCTATCGGAGGGCCAACAGTGAGGCTTCATCCAGCGAGGGCCAATCAAGCCTGTCGAGCTTAGAAAAgctaatgatggactggaatgaagCTTCCTCTGGCCCTGGATACAATTGGAACCAGAGTGTGCTTTTCCAGAACAGTTCAAaaccaggaagaggaaggagaaagaaagTTGATATGTTTGACCCTGCCCATTTGAACTTTCCCCCAAACGTATCCCCAGCtgctggtttcccttccaaacggAGCATGGGCCCAAGGCAGCCTCGAGGAGCCAGGGGAGCATGCTCTGCTAACAAGAAGGAAAGAGGTGCAAAATCTAAATTTGTTCCCAAGCCACAACCAATTCATCCTTTGTTTCACGAAAGCACAGAACTTGGGTTAGACTATTATAGTGGGGACAGCAGTATGTCCCCTTTGCCCTCCCAGTCAAGAGCTTTTGGGGTGAGTGAAAGAGACCCTTGTGACTTTGTGGGACCCTATTCCATGAACCCTTCCACTCCTTCCGATGGAACGTTTGGACAAGGTTTCCACTGTGACTCTCCCAGTATTGGACATGCAGACTTGGAAAGTAAACATTTCCAATCCCTGCCTCATCATCAGCTTGCTGTATCCAGCCAGCAGGCCCAGGCTGCTTTTGACCAAGCACTGCAGAAAGCCTTCTCCCCTAACTGTTCACCTACTATGGCCTTCAAAGACGATCTACGGCCTAATGATGTACGGAAGCTACCTGCATGTGATCCTCTCAAGCATGGCTTGCAAGGACCCCCTATGTCTCATTTAACTGCCTGTCGAGACTTGTCCATGCCCCAACCTCGCTATGACTCTCCAAGCTGTAAAAATGCAAACTTCTGGTATTCCCAGAACTCCACTGCAAGGAGTCCTCCTTATGATGCTAAAGCTGGGGCAGGAATGCTAATAGACTTCATGAGAAATGACATTTCCTCCTGTCTCAATCCCCACATGCCCAGCCCCACGGCCCCAAAGTCAGACAAGGAGTCACTTGAACTTGCAAGGGTTCACCACAGAGGAGGTTATCCTTGCCCGTTGATGAATGACTTGAACATGTCCCCGGTATCCAGAGACTCAATGCTACAACTGCAGGAGAATTACCGGTACCCCAGCTTTCCCCCTCCAGGGCATCCAGTCCTCTCTGCACCAAACCTGAAAAACAGTTTTTTGGGTCCAGTGCTGGACCCGCACCCTGAGGACACTTTTACCGTGACGTCGTTGTAG